From a region of the Streptomyces sp. NBC_01454 genome:
- the pheS gene encoding phenylalanine--tRNA ligase subunit alpha, whose translation MSAPNKSYDPVEVEALKPEEIAARLDEALAAIAAAGDLEALREVKVVHTGDRSPLALANREIGALPPHAKADAGKRVGQARGRVNQALKARQEELEAERDTRVLVEEAVDVTLPYDRIPAGARHPLTTFMERVADVFVAMGYEVAEGPEVEAEWFNFDALNFVPDHPARQMQDTFFVQGGGTEGDESGVVLRTHTSPVQARTLVDREPPVYVVCPGRVYRTDELDATHSPVFHQIELLAVDEGLTMADLKGTLDHMVRALFGPDMKTRLRPNYFPFTEPSAEMDMVCYVCRGESVGNPDRPCRTCSSEGWIELGGCGMVNPKVLIACGVDPEKYSGFAFGFGIDRMLMFRHNVEDMRDMFEGDVRFTRPFGMEI comes from the coding sequence ATGTCCGCACCCAATAAGTCGTACGACCCTGTCGAGGTCGAAGCCCTGAAACCGGAAGAGATCGCCGCCCGGCTGGACGAGGCGCTGGCCGCCATCGCCGCCGCGGGCGACCTGGAGGCGCTGCGTGAGGTGAAGGTCGTGCACACCGGCGACCGCTCGCCGCTCGCCCTCGCCAACCGCGAGATCGGCGCCCTGCCCCCGCACGCCAAGGCGGACGCCGGCAAGCGCGTCGGCCAGGCCCGCGGCCGGGTGAACCAGGCGCTCAAGGCCCGCCAGGAGGAGCTGGAGGCGGAGCGCGACACGCGCGTCCTGGTCGAGGAGGCCGTGGACGTCACGCTGCCCTACGACCGCATCCCGGCCGGCGCCCGGCACCCGCTGACCACGTTCATGGAGCGGGTCGCGGACGTCTTCGTGGCGATGGGCTACGAGGTCGCCGAGGGCCCCGAGGTCGAGGCGGAGTGGTTCAACTTCGACGCCCTGAACTTCGTGCCCGACCACCCGGCGCGCCAGATGCAGGACACCTTCTTCGTCCAGGGTGGGGGCACCGAGGGCGACGAGAGCGGCGTCGTGCTGCGCACCCACACCTCGCCGGTGCAGGCCCGTACGCTCGTCGACCGCGAGCCGCCGGTGTACGTCGTCTGCCCGGGGCGGGTCTACCGCACCGACGAGCTGGACGCCACGCACTCCCCGGTCTTCCACCAGATCGAGCTGCTCGCCGTCGACGAGGGCCTGACCATGGCGGACCTCAAGGGCACCCTCGACCACATGGTCCGGGCGCTGTTCGGTCCGGACATGAAGACCCGGCTGCGGCCGAACTACTTCCCGTTCACCGAGCCGTCCGCCGAGATGGACATGGTCTGCTACGTCTGCCGTGGCGAGTCCGTGGGCAACCCCGACCGCCCCTGCCGCACCTGCTCCAGCGAGGGCTGGATCGAGCTCGGCGGCTGCGGAATGGTCAACCCCAAGGTGCTCATCGCCTGCGGCGTCGACCCCGAGAAGTACAGCGGCTTCGCCTTCGGGTTCGGCATCGACCGGATGCTGATGTTCCGGCACAACGTGGAAGACATGCGTGACATGTTCGAAGGCGACGTCCGGTTCACCCGGCCGTTCGGGATGGAGATCTGA
- the pheT gene encoding phenylalanine--tRNA ligase subunit beta codes for MRVPLSWLREYVDLPATETGRDVQAKLIAVGLEVETVERLGEGLKGPLVVGQVLTIEELEGFKKPIRFCTVDVGRANGTGEPQEIVCGARNFAVGDKVVVVLPGAVLPGDFKIAARKTYGKTSHGMICSGDELGMGDDGTHGIIVLPPEYEVGTDAIELLELVDEVLDIAVTPDRGYCLSMRGVARETATAYGLPLRDPALLDVPPPNAGGYPVQVSDPMGCDRFTARTVAGLEPEARTPLWMQRRLQKAGMRPVSLAVDITNYVMLELGQPLHAYDRTTVAGPIGVRRATPGEQLTTLDGTKRVLDAADLVITDNRGPIGLAGVMGGANTEIAGAVADPGTGRMRGTTDVVIEAAHFDALSIARTARRHKLSSEAAKRFERGVDPEAASAAAQRAVDLLVLLAGGTAEEGVTEIVTPRGPRTITVSADHPDKVAGVAYGRETVVRRLQQVGCDVYGQDELVVTVPSWRPDLGDPNDLAEEVIRLEGYENLPSTLPKPPAGRGLTERQRLHRRVGRALAGAGYVEALNYPFTGSHVLDQLGIEQDDPRRAAVTLVNPLSDEEPDLRTTLIPGLLHALRRNHGRGSHDLALFETGPVFRATGDEKPATRLVVDRRPTDDEIASLDVSLPQQPRRAAVVLAGGREQAGWWGGARPAIWADAIEAGRTVAREAGVELIIRQDQHAPFHPGRCAALLALVDGEEILVGNAGELHPRVIKTLALPERTCAMEIDLDRLEQAGTGALRAPKISAFPVATQDVALVVEGTVPAAEVESALRDGAGELLESLRLFDVFTGEQLGAGKKSLAYALRFRAADRTLTAEEASAARDAAVAVAVERTGAVLRG; via the coding sequence ATGCGGGTCCCGCTTTCTTGGCTGCGGGAGTACGTCGACCTGCCGGCGACGGAGACCGGCCGTGACGTACAGGCCAAGCTCATTGCCGTCGGCCTGGAGGTCGAGACCGTCGAGCGCCTCGGCGAGGGCCTCAAGGGCCCGCTCGTCGTCGGTCAGGTGCTGACCATCGAGGAGCTGGAGGGCTTCAAGAAGCCGATCCGCTTCTGCACGGTCGACGTCGGCCGGGCCAACGGCACCGGCGAGCCCCAGGAAATCGTCTGCGGTGCGCGCAACTTCGCCGTCGGCGACAAGGTCGTGGTCGTCCTCCCCGGCGCCGTCCTGCCCGGCGACTTCAAGATCGCCGCCCGCAAGACGTACGGCAAGACCTCGCACGGCATGATCTGCTCCGGCGACGAGCTGGGCATGGGCGATGACGGTACGCACGGCATCATCGTGCTGCCGCCCGAGTACGAGGTCGGCACCGACGCCATCGAGCTGCTGGAACTCGTCGACGAGGTGCTGGACATCGCCGTCACCCCGGACCGCGGCTACTGCCTGTCGATGCGCGGCGTCGCCCGCGAGACCGCCACCGCCTACGGTCTGCCGCTGCGCGACCCGGCGCTGCTCGACGTCCCGCCGCCGAACGCCGGCGGCTACCCCGTCCAGGTCTCCGACCCGATGGGCTGCGACCGCTTCACCGCCCGGACGGTCGCCGGCCTGGAGCCCGAGGCGCGCACCCCGCTGTGGATGCAGCGCCGGCTGCAGAAGGCCGGGATGCGCCCGGTCTCGCTGGCCGTCGACATCACCAACTACGTGATGCTGGAGCTCGGCCAGCCGCTGCACGCCTACGACCGGACCACGGTGGCCGGCCCGATCGGCGTCCGGCGGGCGACCCCGGGCGAGCAGCTGACCACCCTCGACGGCACCAAGCGGGTGCTGGACGCGGCGGATCTGGTCATCACCGACAACCGCGGACCCATCGGGCTCGCCGGCGTGATGGGCGGCGCGAACACCGAGATCGCCGGCGCGGTCGCCGACCCCGGCACCGGCCGGATGCGCGGCACCACCGATGTCGTGATCGAGGCCGCGCACTTCGACGCGCTCTCCATCGCCCGTACGGCCCGCCGGCACAAGCTGTCCTCGGAGGCCGCCAAGCGCTTCGAGCGCGGCGTCGACCCGGAGGCCGCGTCCGCCGCGGCCCAGCGCGCCGTCGATCTGCTGGTGCTGCTCGCGGGCGGCACCGCGGAGGAAGGCGTCACGGAGATCGTCACGCCCCGCGGGCCGCGCACGATCACCGTCTCCGCCGACCACCCCGACAAGGTCGCCGGTGTCGCCTACGGCCGGGAGACCGTCGTCCGCCGCCTCCAGCAGGTCGGCTGCGATGTCTACGGCCAGGACGAGCTGGTCGTGACCGTGCCCTCCTGGCGTCCGGACCTCGGCGACCCCAACGACCTGGCCGAAGAGGTCATCCGGCTGGAGGGCTACGAGAACCTGCCCTCCACCCTCCCGAAGCCGCCGGCCGGCCGCGGGCTGACCGAGCGTCAGCGGCTGCACCGCCGGGTCGGCCGGGCACTGGCCGGCGCGGGCTATGTCGAGGCGCTGAACTACCCGTTCACCGGCTCGCACGTGCTCGACCAGCTCGGCATCGAGCAGGACGACCCGCGGCGCGCGGCGGTCACCCTCGTCAACCCGCTCTCCGACGAGGAGCCCGACCTCCGCACCACGCTCATCCCGGGCCTGCTGCACGCGCTGCGCCGCAACCACGGCCGCGGCTCGCACGATCTGGCGCTCTTCGAGACCGGGCCGGTCTTTCGGGCGACCGGGGACGAGAAGCCGGCCACCCGGCTGGTCGTCGACCGCCGGCCGACCGATGACGAGATCGCCTCGCTGGACGTGTCGCTGCCGCAGCAGCCGCGGCGCGCCGCCGTGGTGCTCGCCGGGGGCCGGGAGCAGGCCGGCTGGTGGGGCGGCGCACGCCCCGCGATCTGGGCGGACGCCATCGAGGCGGGCCGTACGGTCGCGCGGGAGGCCGGAGTCGAGCTGATCATCCGTCAGGACCAGCACGCCCCGTTCCACCCGGGCCGCTGTGCGGCGCTGCTCGCCCTCGTCGACGGCGAGGAGATCCTCGTCGGCAACGCCGGTGAGCTGCACCCGCGGGTCATCAAGACGCTGGCCCTGCCGGAGCGCACCTGCGCGATGGAGATCGACCTGGACCGTCTGGAGCAGGCCGGCACCGGAGCACTGCGCGCCCCGAAGATCTCGGCCTTCCCGGTCGCGACCCAGGATGTCGCGCTGGTGGTCGAGGGCACCGTCCCCGCGGCGGAGGTCGAGAGCGCGCTGCGCGACGGTGCGGGTGAACTGCTGGAGTCGCTGCGGCTGTTCGACGTCTTCACCGGCGAGCAGCTCGGCGCGGGCAAGAAGTCGCTGGCGTATGCGCTGCGCTTCCGCGCCGCGGACCGGACGCTGACCGCGGAGGAGGCCTCGGCGGCCCGTGACGCGGCGGTCGCGGTGGCCGTGGAGCGGACCGGGGCGGTGCTGCGCGGCTGA
- the rplT gene encoding 50S ribosomal protein L20 — MARVKRAVNAHKKRRAILEQASGYRGQRSRLYRKAKEQVTHSLVYNYNDRKKRKGDFRQLWIQRINAAARANGMTYNRFIQGLKAANVEVDRKILADLAVTDANAFAALIEVAQKALPSDVNAPKAA, encoded by the coding sequence GTGGCACGCGTCAAGCGGGCAGTCAACGCCCACAAGAAGCGCCGGGCGATCCTCGAGCAGGCCAGCGGCTACCGTGGCCAGCGCTCCCGCCTGTACCGCAAGGCGAAGGAGCAGGTCACCCACTCCCTCGTCTACAACTACAACGACCGCAAGAAGCGCAAGGGCGACTTCCGTCAGCTGTGGATCCAGCGCATCAACGCCGCTGCCCGCGCCAACGGCATGACCTACAACCGCTTCATCCAGGGTCTGAAGGCCGCCAACGTCGAGGTGGACCGCAAGATCCTGGCCGACCTCGCGGTGACGGACGCCAACGCGTTCGCCGCGCTCATCGAGGTCGCCCAGAAGGCGCTTCCGAGCGACGTCAACGCCCCGAAGGCTGCCTGA
- a CDS encoding sensor histidine kinase, which yields MSVRTSGTTATADGRPSGGPARAPSPATAGGADALGAGLGLDPDDLPDGLVVADETGRVVCFNAAAARITGIAPAAALGHSLEQALPLQDIEGRGWWRLTDPYGGLAIRRGQPERNLLLGGREVLVSARYVRSVPTGPVERLVIALRGTEARRRTELSHAELIATVAHELRSPLTSVKGFTATLLQKWERFTDDQKRLMLETVDADANRVTRLIAELLDISRIDSGRLEVRRQRVDMSAAVRRHVQAQTTAGQRPDRFLIRMLAPLPDLWADPDKVDQVLGNLLENAVRHGEGTVTIEVGPVSDTTSTEGTSVTVSDEGPGIPEESMSRVFTRFWRGSKRGGTGLGLYIVKGIVEAHGGTITVGRAPAGGAQFRFSLPVAAPAFMA from the coding sequence ATGAGTGTGAGGACTTCCGGCACCACAGCCACCGCTGACGGCCGCCCGTCCGGCGGGCCGGCGCGCGCGCCGTCGCCCGCCACGGCCGGCGGCGCGGACGCCCTGGGGGCCGGTCTCGGGCTGGACCCCGATGATCTGCCCGACGGCCTGGTGGTCGCCGACGAGACGGGCCGGGTGGTCTGCTTCAACGCCGCGGCGGCCAGGATCACCGGCATCGCCCCCGCGGCCGCGCTCGGCCACAGCCTCGAACAGGCCCTGCCGCTGCAGGACATCGAAGGCCGCGGCTGGTGGCGGCTCACCGACCCCTATGGCGGGCTGGCCATCCGCCGGGGCCAGCCGGAGCGCAATCTGCTGCTCGGCGGCCGCGAGGTGCTGGTCTCCGCCCGCTATGTCCGCAGTGTGCCGACCGGGCCCGTCGAGCGGTTGGTGATCGCGCTGCGCGGCACCGAGGCGCGGCGGCGCACGGAGCTCAGCCACGCCGAGCTGATCGCCACCGTCGCCCATGAGCTGCGCTCGCCGCTGACCTCCGTCAAGGGGTTCACCGCCACCCTCCTCCAGAAGTGGGAGCGCTTCACCGACGACCAGAAGCGGCTGATGCTGGAGACGGTGGACGCCGACGCCAACCGCGTCACCCGGCTGATCGCCGAGCTGCTGGACATCTCCCGGATCGACTCCGGGCGGCTGGAGGTGCGCCGGCAGCGGGTCGACATGAGCGCCGCGGTCCGCCGGCACGTCCAGGCGCAGACCACCGCCGGCCAGCGCCCCGACCGCTTTTTGATCCGGATGCTGGCACCGCTGCCCGATCTGTGGGCGGACCCGGACAAGGTCGACCAGGTCCTGGGCAACCTGCTGGAAAATGCGGTGCGCCACGGCGAGGGAACCGTCACCATCGAGGTCGGACCGGTATCGGATACGACCAGCACGGAGGGGACGAGCGTCACCGTGAGCGATGAGGGCCCCGGCATCCCCGAGGAGTCGATGAGCCGCGTCTTCACCCGTTTCTGGCGGGGCAGCAAGCGCGGCGGCACGGGCCTGGGCCTTTACATCGTCAAGGGCATCGTCGAGGCCCACGGCGGCACGATCACGGTCGGCCGGGCCCCCGCCGGCGGCGCACAGTTCCGATTCAGCCTGCCCGTCGCGGCCCCCGCCTTCATGGCGTAG
- a CDS encoding TrmH family RNA methyltransferase has protein sequence MGTPELISPRSPRVTAARRLARRAFRGKECRFIAEGPQAVREAIAHRRDGVPTLIELFATVEAAERHAEIVEAAHAAGVRVHFADDRTVADISQTVTPQGLLGVCRFLDSPFEEILAARPQLIAVLANVRDPGNAGTVLRCADAAGADAVVLTDASVDLYNPKSVRASVGSLFHLPVAVGVPVERVVDGLRGAGVRILAADGAGDRDLDAELDSGSMGGPSAWVFGNEAWGLPEQTRALADAVVRVPIHGRAESLNLATAAAVCLYASARAQRGTGGCRAVSPA, from the coding sequence ATGGGCACCCCCGAGCTGATCTCCCCGCGTTCCCCGCGTGTCACCGCCGCCCGGCGGCTGGCCCGCCGCGCCTTCCGCGGCAAGGAGTGCCGGTTCATCGCCGAGGGGCCGCAGGCCGTACGGGAGGCCATCGCGCACCGCAGGGACGGGGTCCCCACCCTGATCGAGCTGTTCGCCACCGTCGAGGCCGCCGAGCGGCATGCCGAGATCGTCGAGGCGGCCCACGCGGCCGGGGTGCGGGTGCACTTCGCCGACGACCGGACCGTCGCCGACATCTCGCAGACCGTCACCCCCCAGGGCCTGCTCGGCGTCTGCCGCTTCCTCGACTCGCCGTTCGAGGAGATCCTCGCGGCCCGCCCGCAGCTGATCGCGGTGCTCGCCAACGTCCGGGACCCCGGCAACGCCGGCACCGTGCTGCGCTGCGCGGACGCCGCCGGCGCGGACGCGGTGGTGCTCACCGACGCCTCCGTGGACCTGTACAACCCCAAGTCGGTGCGGGCGTCGGTCGGTTCGCTCTTCCACCTCCCGGTCGCGGTGGGCGTACCCGTCGAGCGGGTGGTGGACGGACTGCGGGGCGCCGGGGTACGGATCCTCGCCGCCGACGGGGCGGGCGACCGCGACCTGGACGCCGAGCTGGACTCCGGCTCCATGGGCGGGCCCTCCGCCTGGGTCTTCGGCAACGAGGCCTGGGGGCTGCCGGAGCAGACCCGGGCGCTGGCCGACGCCGTCGTACGGGTCCCGATCCACGGCAGGGCCGAGAGCCTCAACCTCGCGACCGCCGCCGCGGTCTGCCTCTACGCCTCCGCCCGCGCGCAGCGCGGCACCGGGGGATGCCGTGCGGTGTCACCCGCCTGA
- the rpmI gene encoding 50S ribosomal protein L35 yields MPKNKTHSGASKRFKITGSGKVLRERAGKRHLLEHKSSRVTRRLTGNAEMAPGDAAKIKKLLGK; encoded by the coding sequence ATGCCGAAGAACAAGACGCACAGCGGTGCCAGCAAGCGCTTCAAGATCACCGGCTCCGGCAAGGTGCTGCGTGAGCGCGCCGGCAAGCGCCACCTGCTCGAGCACAAGTCGTCCCGCGTGACGCGTCGCCTCACCGGCAACGCCGAGATGGCCCCGGGCGACGCCGCGAAGATCAAGAAGCTTCTCGGCAAGTGA